In Patescibacteria group bacterium, a single window of DNA contains:
- a CDS encoding GIY-YIG nuclease family protein produces MQYFIYVIKSKKDGRLYVGMTSDLEERLFYHNAGYQFSTKGYRPWEIVYSERAASRLLARQREKYFKSGCGKEFLKSFI; encoded by the coding sequence ATGCAGTATTTTATTTATGTTATAAAAAGCAAAAAGGATGGTCGATTGTACGTTGGAATGACATCCGATCTTGAAGAAAGGTTGTTTTATCATAATGCCGGTTATCAATTTTCGACAAAAGGATATAGGCCGTGGGAAATAGTATATTCAGAAAGAGCGGCTTCTAGATTGTTGGCTAGACAGCGAGAAAAATATTTCAAGAGTGGTTGCGGAAAAGAATTTTTAAAAAGTTTTATTTGA
- a CDS encoding KH domain-containing protein, which produces MELDQKFVEDVVKSIVSHPEDVKTVRTIDERGVLITLSINPADMGYVIGRQGQTARAIRTLLKIVGAKNNARVNLKINEPEGSTHVRRSDNRNDRNDHVDIDTSDVDNLRI; this is translated from the coding sequence ATGGAACTCGATCAAAAGTTTGTCGAGGATGTGGTCAAATCAATCGTATCACACCCGGAAGACGTCAAGACCGTGCGCACAATCGATGAACGCGGTGTTCTTATCACCCTGTCCATCAACCCAGCCGATATGGGCTATGTTATCGGTCGCCAGGGTCAAACTGCTAGAGCGATCCGCACTCTTCTCAAAATTGTCGGTGCAAAAAACAACGCTCGCGTTAACTTGAAAATCAACGAACCAGAGGGTTCTACCCACGTTCGCAGAAGCGACAATCGCAACGATCGTAATGATCATGTCGATATTGACACTTCTGACGTTGACAATCTGAGAATCTAA
- the trmD gene encoding tRNA (guanosine(37)-N1)-methyltransferase TrmD codes for MLFDIITIFPRIFDSYINESILKIAQKKKKVKIRIHNLREVTADRHHTVDDRPYGGGPGMLLMVEPFYKTLKKIKRAEKTHVIMFDPAGKKFDQKMAQKFLTYDQIIMLCGRYEGFDERIKKLVDERISTGDYVLSGGEIPAMTVIEATTRLIPGVLGKHESTKEETFSGDKNYKEYPHYTRPGVFTAGKQKWRVPKILLSGDHKKIAEWRKGISKK; via the coding sequence ATGCTTTTCGATATTATCACAATATTTCCCCGTATCTTCGATTCTTATATCAACGAGTCGATTCTTAAGATCGCCCAGAAAAAAAAGAAGGTGAAAATTCGGATCCACAATCTTCGCGAGGTTACTGCCGATCGACATCATACTGTCGACGATCGACCTTATGGTGGCGGTCCGGGAATGCTACTGATGGTTGAGCCTTTTTATAAGACTTTAAAAAAGATTAAACGCGCCGAAAAAACACACGTCATAATGTTTGACCCAGCCGGAAAAAAGTTTGACCAAAAGATGGCGCAAAAGTTTTTGACCTACGATCAAATAATAATGCTCTGCGGCCGCTATGAAGGATTTGATGAAAGAATCAAAAAACTAGTTGATGAAAGAATCTCAACTGGCGACTATGTCCTATCCGGCGGAGAGATACCAGCTATGACTGTGATCGAAGCAACGACACGACTGATCCCCGGTGTGCTAGGTAAACACGAATCGACGAAAGAAGAAACCTTTTCTGGCGACAAAAACTACAAAGAATATCCTCATTACACTCGCCCGGGAGTTTTTACTGCCGGCAAACAAAAATGGCGTGTGCCAAAAATCCTCCTTTCCGGTGACCACAAAAAAATCGCCGAGTGGCGAAAAGGGATAAGCAAAAAATAA
- the rpsP gene encoding 30S ribosomal protein S16 produces the protein MIRIRLARFGAKKRPTYRLAIFDRAKDNLGKAIEYLGSYNPRTNPKTIQFNTERIKYWLSKGAQPTPTVHNLLVDQKIVEGKKVKAFRLVKTEKPAEAAPKPATTATPEAAPEAPAAPAEAASAPEVKPEEPAATA, from the coding sequence ATGATTAGAATACGTTTAGCCAGATTTGGCGCGAAAAAACGTCCAACTTACCGTTTAGCTATTTTTGACCGTGCCAAAGACAATCTAGGCAAGGCTATCGAGTATCTCGGTTCTTATAATCCACGAACCAATCCTAAAACTATCCAGTTTAATACTGAAAGAATCAAATATTGGCTAAGTAAAGGCGCCCAACCCACTCCAACGGTTCACAATCTTTTGGTTGACCAAAAAATTGTCGAAGGTAAAAAGGTGAAAGCCTTTCGTTTAGTAAAGACCGAGAAACCAGCTGAAGCCGCTCCAAAGCCTGCTACTACTGCTACTCCAGAGGCTGCCCCAGAAGCGCCTGCTGCACCAGCTGAAGCCGCTTCAGCTCCAGAAGTTAAACCAGAAGAACCAGCTGCTACTGCCTAA
- a CDS encoding AAA family ATPase produces the protein MYLQKLEIQGFKSFAGRTILEFPSANGKGKGITAVVGPNGSGKSNIADAIRWVLGEQSMKTLRGKKSEDVIFFGSDRKARMGMAEVSLYLNNEDGSAAIDYSELVITRRLYRDGESEYLLNKTKVRLADIQILLAKANFGQRTYSVIGQGMVDHFLVASQAERKEFFDEAAGVKEYQIKKDQTISRLEKTEDNLKQTEITLGELGPRYRSLGRMVKRLEKREEVEQELHGLQKQYYGALYFEISHQWKNYHEQFLTLNKKIEIEQKEIAAIQRQLDSLEQEESGQEIFAALQKKFSATLDKKNALREKQLSLQHKINVAKQEAKREFIPISATEMAREIEALLDLHSQLLDHLDQITELSHLGHAKEKTTTVIDRLKKLLKKVKQPNEEEIEIDDELIKTLELVNSEIDAIEKELQTVQTEITDHNKSQEQKKGKFFELQRQFSGKQTEINTISIELNDIKVELAKLETRKEDLENEIEREVAVEELRTEIRNQGTELPKSEVAENYEKIQRVKHQLELIGGLDEESLKEYEEIKERFEFLQTQYDDLIKAIDSLRKVIKELDEDIHKRFDLTFKNINEKFGEYFTILFAGGRASLEKIMFEVKPKDDDDEQETENEQEVKINNKKTNVEYEYGGVDIKACPPGKKIASLNTLSGGERAMTSIALICAIIACNPSPFVVLDEVDAALDEANSERLAAILEKLAAQTQFIVVTHNRASMRRADVLYGVTMGDDGISKLLSVKLEEGEQWAK, from the coding sequence ATGTATCTGCAAAAACTAGAAATCCAAGGTTTTAAATCGTTCGCTGGGCGGACGATTTTAGAATTCCCTTCGGCCAACGGCAAGGGTAAAGGCATTACTGCCGTCGTCGGTCCCAATGGCAGCGGTAAGTCCAATATCGCCGACGCCATCCGCTGGGTACTCGGTGAACAGTCAATGAAAACTTTGCGCGGGAAAAAATCAGAAGACGTCATATTTTTTGGTTCAGATCGCAAAGCGCGTATGGGTATGGCAGAGGTTTCTCTTTATTTAAACAATGAAGACGGTTCAGCGGCAATAGACTATTCGGAGCTGGTAATCACCCGCCGGCTATACCGCGACGGCGAATCAGAATATTTACTTAATAAAACAAAGGTTCGTCTCGCAGATATCCAAATACTTCTTGCTAAAGCCAACTTTGGTCAACGCACTTACAGTGTTATCGGACAAGGCATGGTTGACCATTTTCTGGTCGCCTCGCAAGCCGAGCGTAAAGAATTTTTTGATGAGGCAGCCGGAGTAAAAGAATACCAGATCAAAAAAGACCAAACCATCTCTCGACTGGAAAAAACCGAGGATAATCTCAAACAAACCGAAATCACCCTGGGCGAGCTTGGTCCGCGCTACCGCTCACTCGGCCGCATGGTCAAACGTTTGGAAAAACGCGAAGAGGTGGAACAAGAATTGCACGGATTACAAAAACAATATTACGGCGCGCTATATTTCGAAATTTCTCACCAATGGAAAAACTATCATGAACAATTTTTGACACTAAATAAAAAAATAGAAATAGAACAAAAAGAAATCGCTGCCATCCAAAGACAGCTTGATTCCCTAGAGCAAGAAGAATCAGGTCAGGAAATTTTTGCTGCTTTGCAAAAAAAGTTTAGCGCTACGCTCGATAAAAAAAACGCATTGCGGGAAAAACAACTTTCGCTGCAACATAAAATCAATGTTGCCAAACAAGAAGCTAAAAGAGAATTCATCCCAATTTCTGCGACAGAAATGGCGCGAGAAATAGAAGCACTGCTTGATTTGCACAGCCAACTGCTAGATCACCTTGATCAGATAACAGAGCTGTCACACCTTGGTCACGCCAAAGAAAAAACGACAACGGTAATCGATCGACTCAAAAAATTGCTCAAAAAAGTAAAACAACCTAATGAAGAAGAAATTGAAATTGATGACGAGCTGATTAAAACATTGGAACTGGTAAACAGCGAAATTGACGCGATAGAAAAGGAATTACAAACAGTGCAAACGGAAATAACCGACCATAACAAATCTCAAGAACAAAAAAAGGGTAAGTTTTTCGAATTGCAGCGACAATTTTCCGGCAAACAAACCGAAATCAATACTATTTCTATAGAACTCAACGACATCAAAGTAGAGCTGGCGAAACTAGAAACCCGTAAGGAAGATCTGGAAAACGAGATTGAACGCGAAGTCGCTGTTGAAGAACTGAGAACAGAAATCCGCAACCAAGGAACCGAGCTGCCAAAAAGCGAAGTGGCTGAAAACTACGAAAAAATCCAGCGTGTTAAGCATCAACTCGAACTCATCGGCGGTCTGGACGAGGAATCCCTCAAAGAATATGAAGAAATTAAAGAACGCTTTGAATTTTTGCAGACGCAATATGACGATTTAATAAAAGCTATCGACTCTCTTAGAAAAGTAATAAAAGAACTTGATGAAGACATTCACAAGCGCTTTGATCTAACTTTCAAAAATATTAATGAAAAATTTGGGGAATACTTTACTATTCTTTTTGCCGGCGGTCGCGCTTCTCTGGAAAAAATAATGTTTGAAGTAAAACCAAAAGATGACGACGATGAACAGGAAACCGAAAACGAACAAGAAGTGAAAATAAATAATAAGAAAACCAACGTTGAATACGAATATGGCGGAGTAGATATCAAGGCCTGTCCTCCAGGCAAAAAAATAGCCAGTCTCAACACTCTTTCCGGTGGTGAGAGAGCAATGACTTCTATTGCTTTAATTTGTGCTATTATTGCCTGCAATCCATCTCCGTTCGTTGTACTCGATGAAGTCGATGCGGCTCTTGACGAAGCCAACTCCGAACGGCTAGCGGCTATTTTGGAAAAATTAGCAGCGCAAACCCAATTTATAGTAGTTACCCATAATCGCGCCAGCATGCGTCGGGCAGATGTTTTATATGGTGTCACCATGGGTGATGACGGAATCTCAAAATTACTTTCAGTGAAACTGGAAGAAGGTGAACAATGGGCAAAATAA
- the rpsF gene encoding 30S ribosomal protein S6 gives MVEVQDEKMLKHYELLYIIPAKYTVNELPAVNDKIKAILSEYGCQITYEEDMGKKKLAYPIKQVYHGYYFVTEFNLNPDKLKGLDTSLRLFPDVLRHLVVIKKEKTAEEIAKEKERRARAEEVEVEQLKEKIDAERVVVPEKTDVEKSKKDDKRGKVSIEDLDKKLDELIDNTIL, from the coding sequence ATGGTAGAAGTGCAAGATGAAAAAATGCTTAAGCATTATGAACTACTGTATATCATACCGGCAAAATATACGGTAAATGAGTTGCCAGCCGTTAATGATAAAATTAAAGCGATTTTATCTGAATATGGTTGCCAAATTACCTATGAAGAAGACATGGGTAAGAAAAAACTGGCTTATCCAATCAAGCAAGTTTATCACGGTTACTATTTTGTTACCGAGTTTAATTTGAATCCAGATAAGCTCAAAGGGCTAGATACTTCTTTGCGGTTGTTCCCGGATGTTTTACGTCATTTGGTTGTTATTAAAAAAGAAAAGACTGCCGAAGAGATAGCTAAGGAAAAAGAACGCCGCGCCAGAGCGGAGGAAGTAGAGGTTGAACAGCTAAAGGAAAAAATTGATGCCGAAAGAGTTGTCGTGCCGGAGAAAACAGACGTCGAAAAGTCAAAAAAAGACGACAAACGAGGCAAGGTAAGTATCGAAGACCTTGATAAAAAGTTGGATGAGTTGATTGATAATACGATTTTATAA
- a CDS encoding SPFH domain-containing protein, with translation MTGPIPLICQVKDNHLVVLGKALSGTVLERGKRRGLRFILGPKTSLVVLKWHDMHIGTVNLRKLPVDVPAFETNTALPNLAEITEGLKKNIGDTIPPTLIDKIMAAVERGVIGGTPTVFINLSTTFEINRDGEDPAIVKDSAVSFLTELSKDEFQEIIQQKVEAAINFIFGDLALNAAMHLTREEKKEFSRQLMEIINWGGYYALKTMQTSTGEVDVEPQSEYSWEWVALPSVEGLDRFGIKATSVVIQNVKASPAIQKAIDEQEAMLRDKEVLEQYVRSIQNITYPQALALALLLGDVNFKGFGAELSVNSGGKKSGKSPDKSS, from the coding sequence ATGACGGGGCCAATCCCCCTGATTTGCCAAGTCAAAGATAATCATTTAGTGGTGCTGGGAAAGGCACTAAGCGGAACGGTCCTCGAAAGAGGAAAAAGACGAGGTCTTCGTTTTATCCTCGGACCGAAGACAAGTCTTGTCGTCCTGAAATGGCACGACATGCACATTGGAACAGTCAACCTGCGTAAGTTGCCGGTTGACGTTCCGGCGTTTGAAACAAACACGGCTTTGCCGAACCTCGCCGAGATCACCGAAGGTCTGAAAAAAAATATCGGCGATACGATTCCCCCGACTCTGATCGATAAAATTATGGCCGCTGTCGAAAGAGGCGTGATTGGTGGTACGCCAACAGTATTCATAAACCTCTCCACCACGTTTGAGATCAACCGTGACGGAGAAGACCCGGCTATTGTTAAAGACAGCGCCGTGTCGTTTCTCACAGAGCTCTCCAAGGATGAATTTCAAGAAATCATCCAGCAAAAGGTGGAAGCGGCAATCAATTTCATTTTCGGTGATTTGGCGCTCAACGCCGCCATGCATCTGACCCGAGAAGAAAAAAAAGAATTCTCGCGTCAGCTAATGGAGATCATCAACTGGGGAGGTTATTACGCGCTGAAAACAATGCAGACCTCCACAGGAGAGGTTGATGTCGAACCGCAGAGTGAATATTCCTGGGAGTGGGTAGCGCTTCCCAGCGTCGAAGGGCTGGATCGTTTTGGCATCAAAGCTACTTCAGTGGTGATCCAAAATGTGAAGGCGTCGCCCGCCATTCAGAAGGCGATCGACGAACAAGAAGCCATGCTCCGCGACAAAGAAGTTTTGGAGCAGTACGTAAGGTCGATCCAAAATATCACCTACCCGCAGGCACTCGCCCTGGCGTTACTGCTCGGTGATGTCAACTTCAAGGGTTTTGGCGCCGAACTTTCGGTAAACAGCGGCGGCAAAAAAAGTGGGAAGTCTCCTGACAAGTCTTCTTAA
- a CDS encoding AAA family ATPase — protein MHRISKYKITSKNIDSTAGRVLSDKDFLKVMSEYEKTLVVPDKGKKGVILCPVGQVGAGKTTVVKPLAKKLGLLRISMDEIRRILLRDGFNLVRTKEMFLQLMLKYLDRGYDFVVDADCSRDVSLIKKIAKDYGKKVIWIHVKPPEKYILNKLKNYKHSWLFKDSAEAIACYRALKNIRRGVEKRIKFFYTFDPSKPDLNKQVERFLVKLNKESTVGR, from the coding sequence ATGCACAGAATCAGTAAGTATAAAATCACCAGCAAAAATATTGATTCGACGGCGGGTCGCGTGCTTAGCGACAAAGATTTTCTAAAAGTAATGTCGGAGTACGAAAAGACTTTAGTTGTTCCAGATAAAGGAAAAAAGGGAGTTATTCTTTGTCCAGTCGGGCAGGTGGGTGCGGGTAAAACTACGGTGGTAAAGCCGCTGGCCAAAAAGCTTGGTTTGTTGCGAATCTCTATGGATGAGATCCGCCGGATATTACTGCGCGATGGATTTAACTTAGTGCGAACCAAAGAAATGTTTTTGCAGTTGATGCTTAAGTATTTGGATCGTGGCTATGATTTTGTTGTTGATGCGGATTGTTCGCGAGATGTGAGTTTGATAAAAAAGATTGCCAAGGATTACGGCAAAAAAGTCATCTGGATCCACGTGAAGCCGCCGGAAAAGTATATTTTAAACAAACTAAAAAATTATAAACACTCTTGGCTTTTCAAAGATTCGGCTGAAGCGATCGCTTGCTACCGCGCTCTCAAAAATATCCGTCGTGGTGTAGAAAAGAGAATAAAGTTTTTTTATACTTTCGATCCGTCAAAACCGGATCTAAATAAACAGGTTGAAAGATTTTTAGTAAAATTGAATAAAGAGTCGACCGTGGGTCGATAG
- a CDS encoding four helix bundle protein, giving the protein MTTKSFRDLIVWQKSFELTKEIYQLTKLFPKDELFGLTSQIKRATVSVPSNIAEGCERGYKQELLRFLLIALGSAGELTTQLLIARDLKMAEKKYFIKSEGLLLETTKLLHCFIRKLKS; this is encoded by the coding sequence ATGACAACCAAATCGTTTCGTGATTTAATCGTCTGGCAAAAAAGCTTCGAGCTAACTAAAGAAATCTATCAATTAACCAAATTATTCCCAAAAGACGAGCTATTTGGCTTAACCTCTCAGATTAAGAGAGCGACCGTTTCTGTCCCCTCCAACATCGCTGAAGGGTGCGAAAGAGGCTATAAGCAAGAATTGCTTAGGTTTTTATTGATTGCCCTCGGTTCTGCCGGCGAATTAACAACTCAATTATTGATTGCTAGAGATTTGAAAATGGCAGAAAAAAAATATTTTATAAAATCCGAAGGGCTACTATTAGAAACGACTAAATTATTACATTGTTTTATCCGCAAGCTTAAATCTTAA